A genomic region of Bosea sp. 124 contains the following coding sequences:
- a CDS encoding DUF1028 domain-containing protein, with the protein MTFSLAGRCARTGMLGAVVTTSSIAVGSRCQHAAAGVGAALTQHMTDPRLGPLMLDLLKRGYSAQQALDAAVAATPRSDWRQLGVIDRNGRTASFGGASMNPKFAEVHGRDCVSLANIVRTKEVPVAMVRAFEVDPAAPLAARLIAALKAGDEAGGEFKPLVSTALIVAHEHAFPYVDLRVDSDADPIATLARLWREYEPVADLYVTRAIDPDTAIANRPKQS; encoded by the coding sequence ATGACGTTCTCGCTCGCCGGACGCTGCGCCCGAACCGGCATGCTGGGCGCGGTCGTGACGACCTCGTCCATCGCCGTCGGCTCGCGCTGCCAGCATGCGGCGGCCGGCGTCGGCGCCGCCCTGACCCAGCACATGACCGATCCGCGGCTGGGCCCGCTGATGCTGGACCTGCTCAAGCGTGGCTACTCAGCCCAGCAGGCGCTCGATGCAGCGGTCGCCGCGACGCCGCGCAGCGACTGGCGACAGCTCGGCGTGATCGACCGGAACGGCCGCACCGCCAGCTTCGGCGGCGCCAGCATGAATCCTAAATTCGCCGAGGTACACGGCCGCGACTGCGTCTCGCTCGCCAACATCGTCCGAACGAAAGAGGTGCCGGTCGCGATGGTGCGGGCTTTTGAGGTCGATCCGGCGGCACCGCTGGCGGCGCGGCTGATCGCAGCCCTCAAGGCGGGCGACGAGGCAGGCGGCGAGTTCAAGCCGCTGGTCTCGACCGCGCTCATCGTCGCCCATGAGCACGCCTTTCCTTACGTGGACCTGCGCGTCGACAGCGATGCCGACCCCATCGCCACGCTCGCCCGGCTCTGGCGCGAATACGAGCCGGTGGCGGACCTCTATGTCACACGGGCGATAGACCCGGACACGGCCATCGCGAACCGGCCGAAACAAAGCTGA
- a CDS encoding ABC transporter substrate-binding protein has protein sequence MSELLKTTRLSRRQALAGLGAGAATGLITSPSIILAQTPDVVRFGHLTPRTGFLGPLGEYGVMAAELAVEEINAAGGVNGRKLEALKEDSVNPQTASTKAERMIERDKVACIIGEISSASALTIAQVAGRTKTLFVNTGANSDALRGESCNRYMFHVEHQNSMYVKSCGRSLMAQGLVKGKKWFSLTADYAFGHDLLRVAKRFMEANGGQFAADKLVPTDATDFSALLLEIRAAKPDLVISNLAGNQITNFLKQYSEFGLTFPVAGFGFDTALAWAAGKDNFGGIWPSVWHHLIDTPSSKAFVAAFTKKYGKPPENQAWGDYMAVKIMAQSMNELKSTDTPKILEHWEKGAKFDVMKPRQGYFRASDHQLISEMYTITALPAAQVKNQWDLFTSSPPVPGPDENMEVIATSGDEAVCKMS, from the coding sequence ATGTCAGAGCTGTTGAAGACCACCCGACTCTCGCGCCGTCAGGCGCTGGCCGGCCTCGGTGCCGGCGCGGCGACCGGGCTGATCACCAGCCCCTCGATCATCCTGGCGCAGACGCCGGACGTGGTCCGCTTCGGCCACCTGACGCCACGCACCGGCTTCCTCGGCCCGCTCGGCGAATATGGTGTGATGGCAGCCGAACTGGCGGTCGAGGAGATCAATGCGGCGGGCGGCGTCAACGGACGCAAGCTCGAGGCGCTGAAGGAGGATTCGGTCAACCCGCAGACCGCCTCGACCAAGGCCGAGCGCATGATCGAGCGCGACAAGGTCGCCTGCATCATCGGCGAAATTTCGTCGGCCTCGGCTCTGACGATCGCGCAGGTCGCGGGGCGGACCAAGACGCTGTTCGTCAATACGGGCGCCAACTCGGATGCGCTGCGCGGCGAAAGCTGCAACCGCTACATGTTCCATGTCGAGCACCAGAACTCGATGTATGTGAAGAGCTGCGGTCGCTCGCTGATGGCGCAGGGGCTGGTGAAGGGCAAGAAGTGGTTCTCGCTGACGGCCGACTACGCCTTCGGCCATGACCTGCTGCGGGTCGCCAAGCGCTTCATGGAGGCCAATGGCGGACAATTTGCCGCCGACAAGCTGGTTCCGACCGATGCGACGGACTTCTCGGCGCTGCTGCTCGAAATCCGCGCGGCCAAGCCGGACCTCGTGATCTCGAACCTCGCCGGCAACCAGATCACCAATTTCCTGAAGCAGTATTCCGAGTTCGGCCTGACCTTCCCCGTCGCGGGCTTCGGTTTCGACACGGCGCTCGCCTGGGCCGCCGGCAAGGACAATTTCGGCGGCATCTGGCCGTCCGTCTGGCACCATCTCATCGACACGCCATCCAGCAAGGCCTTCGTCGCGGCGTTCACCAAGAAGTACGGCAAGCCGCCGGAGAACCAGGCCTGGGGCGACTACATGGCCGTGAAGATCATGGCCCAGTCGATGAACGAGCTGAAGAGCACAGACACCCCGAAGATCCTGGAGCACTGGGAGAAGGGCGCGAAGTTCGATGTGATGAAGCCACGCCAGGGCTATTTCCGCGCTTCGGACCATCAGCTCATCAGCGAGATGTACACGATCACCGCCCTGCCCGCGGCGCAGGTCAAGAACCAGTGGGACCTGTTCACATCCTCCCCGCCGGTGCCGGGCCCCGACGAGAATATGGAGGTAATCGCCACCAGCGGCGACGAGGCCGTCTGCAAGATGAGCTGA
- a CDS encoding ABC transporter substrate-binding protein, with product MRRLLSTLAVTIGLSTALTALPAAAQGTARVALGTTLSQLDPAKTTIGDEYVYVHLVFNGLSRIDTDMTVKPDLAESWTASDDLKTWTFKLRQGVKFHHGRVMDAEDVVATMKRILDPATGSRARTSLSMVEGVSATDPMTVKFDLNIPYAGFADIFADRQLRIVAKDKLAELSTQPIGTGPFMFKSWSPGDRLELVKNPDYFEKGMPKLDGVTLRIVPESAARMAALESGAIDIVWSMPYEAVDKLKTSATARADSVSTPTWDGVILNNDRPPFNDVRVRKALALTIDKSAIVELALFGQGDPTFSPIPPSHPYFNTSLKAGAPDIAQAKKLLAEAGFPNGFDVPMQVPQEREQRVRVGVAVRDMAKAAGIRINVERVPFASYSANVAGKAQMYVDGYFARPTIDTAIYPFYHSSGSWNKQLWIYKDARVDQLLDEARKTNDEAARKKIFEKFQEIAEETVPGIIAYSAAHVNGVSKKVEGFKSTPMQWLELKNVSIKP from the coding sequence ATGCGACGACTTCTATCCACACTGGCCGTCACGATCGGCCTCTCGACCGCTCTGACGGCCCTGCCGGCCGCCGCCCAGGGGACCGCGCGCGTCGCGCTCGGCACCACGCTGAGCCAGCTCGACCCCGCCAAGACCACGATCGGCGACGAATACGTCTACGTCCATCTCGTCTTCAACGGGCTGTCGCGCATCGACACCGATATGACGGTGAAGCCGGACCTCGCCGAGAGCTGGACGGCCTCCGACGACCTCAAGACCTGGACCTTCAAGCTGCGCCAGGGCGTCAAGTTCCACCATGGCCGCGTGATGGACGCCGAGGATGTCGTCGCCACGATGAAGCGGATCCTCGACCCGGCCACAGGTTCGCGCGCCCGCACCAGCCTGTCGATGGTCGAAGGCGTCTCGGCGACCGATCCGATGACGGTCAAGTTCGACCTCAACATCCCCTATGCCGGCTTCGCCGACATCTTCGCCGACCGTCAGTTGCGCATCGTCGCCAAGGACAAGCTGGCTGAGCTTTCGACCCAGCCGATCGGCACCGGGCCGTTCATGTTCAAGTCCTGGTCGCCGGGCGATCGGCTCGAACTGGTCAAGAACCCCGACTATTTCGAGAAGGGCATGCCGAAGCTCGACGGCGTGACGCTGCGCATCGTGCCGGAATCGGCCGCGCGCATGGCGGCGCTGGAATCGGGCGCCATCGATATCGTCTGGAGCATGCCCTATGAGGCCGTCGACAAGCTCAAGACCAGCGCGACCGCACGCGCCGACAGCGTCTCGACGCCGACCTGGGACGGCGTCATCCTGAACAATGACCGCCCGCCCTTCAACGATGTGCGCGTCCGCAAGGCGCTAGCGCTGACGATCGACAAATCGGCCATCGTCGAACTGGCCCTGTTCGGCCAGGGCGACCCGACCTTCAGCCCGATTCCTCCGAGCCACCCCTACTTCAACACGAGCCTGAAGGCCGGCGCTCCCGATATCGCCCAGGCCAAGAAGCTGCTGGCCGAGGCCGGTTTCCCGAACGGCTTCGACGTCCCGATGCAGGTTCCGCAGGAGCGCGAGCAGCGCGTGCGCGTCGGCGTCGCGGTGCGCGACATGGCGAAGGCCGCCGGCATCCGCATCAATGTCGAGCGCGTGCCCTTCGCCTCCTATTCGGCGAATGTCGCGGGCAAGGCGCAGATGTATGTCGACGGCTACTTCGCCCGGCCGACGATCGATACGGCGATCTATCCATTCTACCATTCGAGCGGAAGCTGGAACAAGCAGCTCTGGATCTACAAGGACGCCCGCGTCGACCAGCTTCTCGACGAGGCCCGCAAGACCAATGACGAGGCCGCCCGCAAGAAGATCTTCGAGAAGTTCCAGGAGATCGCCGAGGAAACCGTGCCCGGCATCATCGCCTACTCGGCCGCGCATGTGAACGGCGTGAGCAAGAAGGTCGAGGGCTTCAAGTCGACCCCGATGCAGTGGCTCGAGCTAAAGAACGTCTCGATCAAGCCCTGA
- a CDS encoding ABC transporter permease, whose amino-acid sequence MAAYITRRLAFVVLVLVAVSMLVFGVTTLLPANVAYLILGSFATPEQVRALELKLGLTDPVWQQYLRWAGGFITGNLGESTLMNRPVGPMLLEAIQRSLMLTGLSFVLIAVIGVGLGIAAALRHGRPLDHGVSVATYLGIAVPEFFWAIVVIIVFAAWLGWLPASGYEPISAGVWEWAKHLIAPTITLVFGHLAHVSRLTRSSMIEVMQSPYITAARAKGLPERVIVLHHALRNALLPTITVLALDFGRLMGGIVVIETVFAYPGLGRLVVFSIQNRDLPTLQAAILVVAAIYALANLLADLLYARFNPKIRFGRNVA is encoded by the coding sequence ATGGCCGCTTATATCACACGGCGCCTCGCCTTCGTGGTGCTCGTCCTCGTGGCGGTGTCGATGCTCGTCTTCGGCGTCACCACGCTTTTGCCTGCCAACGTCGCCTATCTGATCCTCGGCTCGTTTGCGACGCCGGAACAGGTGCGGGCGCTGGAGCTGAAGCTCGGACTGACCGACCCGGTCTGGCAGCAATATCTGCGCTGGGCCGGCGGCTTCATCACCGGCAATCTCGGCGAATCGACCCTGATGAACCGGCCTGTCGGGCCGATGCTGCTGGAGGCGATCCAGCGCTCGCTGATGCTGACCGGCCTGTCCTTCGTGCTGATCGCCGTGATCGGCGTGGGCCTCGGCATCGCGGCGGCGCTGCGCCATGGCCGGCCGCTCGACCATGGAGTCTCGGTCGCAACCTATCTCGGCATCGCCGTGCCGGAATTCTTCTGGGCGATCGTCGTCATCATCGTCTTCGCCGCCTGGCTCGGCTGGTTGCCGGCATCGGGGTACGAGCCGATCTCGGCCGGCGTCTGGGAATGGGCCAAGCACCTGATCGCGCCGACGATCACGCTGGTCTTCGGCCATCTCGCCCATGTCTCGCGCCTGACCCGCTCCAGCATGATCGAGGTGATGCAAAGCCCCTACATCACGGCGGCGCGCGCCAAGGGCCTGCCGGAGCGCGTCATCGTCCTGCACCACGCGCTGCGCAATGCGCTGCTGCCGACGATCACGGTGCTGGCGCTCGATTTCGGCCGACTGATGGGCGGCATCGTCGTGATCGAGACCGTCTTCGCCTATCCGGGGCTCGGCCGCCTCGTCGTCTTCTCGATCCAGAACCGCGACCTGCCGACGCTGCAGGCCGCCATCCTCGTCGTCGCCGCGATCTATGCGCTGGCGAACCTGCTGGCCGACCTGCTCTATGCCCGTTTCAACCCCAAGATCAGGTTTGGCCGCAATGTCGCCTGA
- a CDS encoding SDR family oxidoreductase has product MDLQIKDLRVLVTAGANGIGRATARAFAAEGAKVHICDVDRTALAEMEESDPAMTQSVCDVSDRAAVGRLMDETLAALGGLDCLVNNAGIAGPTGRVDEIDPADWDSCVAIDLTGQFNCTRLAVQHLKQSTNASIINLSSQAGKHGFPLRSPYAAAKWGVIGFTKALSAELGEFGIRANAICPGLVEGPRIQSVIANKARSFNVSHEEMTQRLFSGVSIKQFVDPADIAKQIVFLASPFAKTISGQEISVCGDTRMLA; this is encoded by the coding sequence ATGGATCTGCAGATCAAGGACTTGCGCGTGCTGGTGACGGCCGGCGCCAATGGCATCGGCCGCGCCACGGCGCGTGCTTTCGCGGCGGAAGGGGCAAAGGTTCATATCTGCGACGTCGACCGCACGGCCTTGGCCGAGATGGAGGAAAGCGATCCGGCGATGACGCAGTCGGTCTGCGACGTTTCCGACCGTGCTGCGGTCGGCCGGCTCATGGATGAGACGCTTGCCGCACTGGGCGGGCTCGACTGCCTCGTCAACAATGCCGGCATCGCCGGGCCGACGGGCCGCGTCGACGAGATCGACCCGGCCGATTGGGATTCCTGCGTCGCCATCGACCTGACCGGCCAGTTCAATTGCACGCGGCTCGCCGTCCAGCATCTCAAGCAGTCGACGAATGCCTCGATCATCAATCTATCGAGCCAGGCGGGCAAGCACGGTTTCCCGCTGCGTTCACCCTATGCGGCGGCCAAATGGGGCGTGATCGGCTTCACCAAGGCGCTCTCGGCCGAGCTCGGCGAGTTCGGCATTCGCGCCAACGCGATCTGCCCCGGCCTCGTCGAGGGGCCGCGCATCCAGAGCGTCATCGCCAACAAGGCCCGCAGCTTCAACGTCTCGCATGAGGAGATGACGCAGCGGCTGTTCTCCGGCGTCTCGATCAAGCAGTTCGTAGATCCCGCCGACATCGCCAAGCAGATCGTCTTCCTGGCTTCGCCCTTCGCCAAAACGATCTCGGGGCAGGAGATTTCCGTCTGCGGCGACACGCGCATGCTGGCGTGA
- a CDS encoding GntR family transcriptional regulator — MIARVQPFPTAPEATLVAPEHDGSALDRIGALQRETLGERVTGELRSLLVAGRLAPGEKLSLRRVAEALGVSMMPVREAVSRLAADRALEVLPGRAVRVPVLSLEQFRELTRLRLVVEGFAAEEAARRATAANIAQIAAHDADFRKAASADPPDSAGAVAANRDLHFALYEAAGMPSLIEMIERLWLKAGPILNLDMRDEPRRLKGGSAMQAHARLLEALRAQDAAAARAALEDDITAAAAHIEDTGQLSA; from the coding sequence ATGATCGCCCGTGTCCAGCCCTTCCCGACAGCCCCGGAAGCGACCCTCGTCGCGCCGGAGCATGATGGCTCGGCGCTGGACCGGATCGGCGCGCTTCAGCGCGAAACCCTGGGCGAGCGCGTGACGGGGGAGTTGCGCTCGCTGCTGGTCGCAGGCCGCCTCGCGCCGGGCGAGAAGCTTTCGCTTCGCCGTGTGGCCGAGGCGCTCGGCGTCTCGATGATGCCGGTGCGCGAGGCGGTCAGCCGGCTTGCCGCCGACCGGGCGCTGGAAGTGCTTCCGGGCAGGGCGGTGCGGGTTCCCGTGCTCTCTCTGGAGCAGTTCCGCGAATTGACGCGGCTTCGTCTGGTCGTAGAGGGCTTCGCCGCCGAGGAAGCGGCGCGCCGGGCGACCGCAGCTAATATCGCGCAGATCGCCGCGCATGATGCGGATTTCCGCAAGGCGGCCAGCGCCGATCCTCCCGACAGCGCCGGCGCCGTCGCGGCCAATCGCGACCTGCATTTCGCGCTCTATGAGGCGGCGGGCATGCCGAGCCTGATCGAGATGATCGAGCGGCTCTGGCTGAAGGCGGGTCCGATCCTCAATCTCGACATGCGCGACGAGCCGCGCCGCCTCAAGGGTGGCAGCGCCATGCAGGCGCATGCGCGGTTGCTGGAGGCCTTGCGGGCGCAGGATGCCGCCGCCGCGCGCGCCGCGCTCGAAGACGACATCACGGCCGCCGCCGCGCATATCGAAGACACGGGCCAGCTCAGCGCCTGA
- a CDS encoding ABC transporter ATP-binding protein, producing the protein MLAIDDLTVRYRTAGGEIEALSSVTLQARKGSTLALVGESGSGKSTIALAAMGLLPAEAMVPSGRILFDGADILMMDAEARRQLRGSRIGLVFQDPFSVLNPSLRIGDQVGEGLVHHRGYTPERAFTRAIALLDEVGIVKPEAVAKAYPHELSGGMRQRALIAGALASEPELLILDEPTTALDVTIEAQILDLLEDLRAKRGLTMVFISHNLGVVRRIADEVAVLYAGQIVEQGATEEVLQRPVHPYTKGLLAAIPRIGRKMGRLAAIPGRLPDLRSPPTGCRFAPRCPFATQDSAAPQSLRAVGERMVRCSSAEALRETPWPVQEDVIPAAATAVPHASEPVVEIENLTKSFVLSRGTLRWEGWKPVRDAVSIRPVDAISLSIAPGEVVGLVGESGSGKTTLGRTILRLIEADSGLIRIAGETVSDKPQKALVAMRRAAQIVFQNPDSSLNPRKTIRELLGRPIARFGLAPAADIPKRVDELLDLVRLPAHYADRYAHQMSGGEKQRVGIARALATQPKFIVCDEPVSALDVSVQAAIVNLLADLRDRLGVAYLFISHDISVVAHLADRVAVMHHGKMVEIGAADQIMQAPKHPYTIKLLSAVPRVDGPPVARREAVAEVVA; encoded by the coding sequence ATGCTCGCCATCGACGACCTGACCGTCCGATACCGAACCGCAGGCGGCGAGATCGAGGCCTTGTCCTCCGTGACGCTCCAGGCCCGCAAGGGCTCGACGCTGGCGCTCGTCGGCGAATCGGGCTCGGGCAAGAGCACGATCGCGCTTGCCGCCATGGGGCTGCTGCCGGCCGAAGCGATGGTGCCGTCAGGGCGCATCCTGTTCGACGGTGCCGACATCCTGATGATGGACGCCGAGGCGCGCCGGCAATTGCGCGGCTCGCGCATCGGCCTCGTCTTTCAGGACCCGTTCTCTGTGCTGAACCCGTCATTGCGGATCGGCGACCAGGTCGGCGAAGGTCTCGTGCATCACCGCGGCTACACGCCCGAGCGCGCCTTCACCCGCGCCATCGCGCTTCTCGACGAGGTCGGCATCGTCAAGCCGGAGGCCGTCGCCAAGGCCTATCCGCATGAGCTTTCCGGCGGTATGCGCCAGCGCGCACTGATCGCGGGCGCGCTCGCCTCCGAACCCGAATTGCTCATCCTCGACGAACCGACGACGGCGCTCGACGTCACCATCGAGGCGCAGATCCTCGACCTGCTCGAGGATCTGCGGGCGAAGCGCGGGCTGACGATGGTGTTCATCAGCCATAATCTCGGCGTGGTCCGGCGCATCGCCGACGAGGTCGCGGTGCTCTATGCCGGCCAGATCGTCGAGCAGGGCGCGACCGAAGAGGTGCTGCAGCGGCCGGTGCACCCCTATACCAAGGGCTTGCTCGCCGCGATTCCGCGGATCGGCCGCAAGATGGGGCGGCTCGCCGCCATCCCCGGCCGCCTGCCCGATCTGCGCAGCCCGCCGACGGGCTGCCGTTTCGCGCCACGCTGCCCCTTCGCGACGCAAGACAGCGCGGCGCCGCAGAGCCTGCGTGCGGTCGGCGAGCGGATGGTCCGCTGCAGCTCGGCCGAGGCGCTGCGCGAGACCCCCTGGCCTGTCCAGGAAGACGTCATCCCTGCCGCGGCGACGGCGGTTCCCCATGCATCGGAACCCGTCGTCGAGATCGAGAACCTCACCAAGAGCTTCGTGCTGAGCCGCGGCACGCTGCGCTGGGAGGGCTGGAAGCCGGTGCGGGACGCGGTCAGCATCAGGCCCGTCGACGCCATCTCGCTATCGATCGCGCCGGGCGAGGTCGTCGGTCTGGTCGGCGAATCCGGCTCGGGCAAGACCACGCTGGGGCGCACCATCCTGCGTTTGATCGAGGCCGATTCCGGCTTGATCCGCATCGCCGGCGAGACCGTCTCCGACAAGCCGCAGAAGGCACTGGTGGCAATGCGGCGCGCCGCGCAGATCGTCTTCCAGAACCCGGATTCCTCGCTCAACCCGCGCAAGACGATCCGCGAACTGCTCGGCCGGCCGATCGCGCGCTTCGGTCTCGCGCCGGCCGCCGACATTCCCAAACGCGTCGACGAACTGCTCGATCTCGTCAGGCTGCCGGCGCATTACGCCGACCGCTACGCCCACCAGATGAGCGGCGGCGAGAAGCAACGCGTCGGCATCGCCCGGGCGCTGGCGACGCAGCCGAAGTTCATCGTCTGCGACGAGCCGGTCTCGGCGCTCGACGTCTCGGTGCAGGCGGCCATCGTCAACCTGCTGGCCGATCTGCGCGACCGGCTCGGCGTCGCCTATCTCTTCATCTCGCACGACATCTCGGTGGTCGCCCATCTCGCCGACCGCGTCGCGGTGATGCATCACGGCAAGATGGTCGAGATCGGTGCGGCCGACCAGATCATGCAGGCGCCAAAGCACCCCTACACGATCAAGCTGCTCTCGGCCGTGCCGAGGGTCGACGGCCCGCCGGTGGCGCGCCGCGAGGCTGTCGCGGAAGTCGTCGCCTGA
- a CDS encoding RidA family protein: MNRLAIASSALPGIADLPIAGAVRAGERVFLSGATALKPDGSIAGIGDANAQTHAALDQLEAALKAAGGSLASLTKLTTCIVDRGYRADVYAVIAQRLPEVRPVSTGLVVAGLALPELIVQIDAEAAIPAAPPRHTRPYTFESWHGQGFPWQGAMVLGTDEEFFLRGQTGAGLDHTGVKAKGRGVADAAAQADLAMVNLKTLLEEAGASPEDICKITVYISDRAYRPAVYPMIGKHLAGVRPVSTGIVTTGFARPDILFEIDVTIVRKQGGQPHRRLRTYHSSAARYGTEQQPLDCEFCMIVISGDRITLRGQTGMGLDEVLYGLSDAKAQAEKAMDNVETLLSEAGAALSDVAKATVYVTDRAFLADVNAVVRQRLGDNACAFTTVIVKGLASPELLMEVDIVAIRKGNR; the protein is encoded by the coding sequence ATGAATCGCCTCGCCATCGCCTCCTCCGCCCTTCCGGGCATCGCCGACCTGCCGATCGCGGGCGCCGTGCGCGCCGGCGAGCGCGTCTTCCTCAGCGGCGCGACCGCGCTCAAGCCCGATGGCAGCATCGCTGGCATCGGCGACGCGAACGCCCAGACCCATGCCGCGCTCGACCAGCTCGAGGCCGCATTGAAGGCAGCCGGCGGTTCGCTGGCCAGCCTGACCAAGCTCACAACCTGCATCGTCGATCGCGGCTACCGCGCCGATGTCTATGCCGTGATTGCGCAGCGCCTGCCAGAGGTTCGCCCGGTCAGCACCGGGCTCGTCGTGGCTGGCCTCGCGCTGCCGGAGTTGATCGTGCAGATCGATGCCGAGGCCGCGATCCCGGCAGCCCCGCCGCGTCACACCCGGCCCTACACCTTCGAGAGCTGGCACGGTCAGGGCTTCCCCTGGCAGGGCGCGATGGTGCTCGGCACAGACGAGGAGTTCTTCCTGCGCGGCCAGACCGGAGCGGGGCTCGACCATACCGGCGTCAAGGCGAAGGGCCGCGGCGTGGCGGATGCCGCCGCGCAGGCCGACCTCGCCATGGTCAATCTGAAGACCTTGCTGGAAGAAGCCGGCGCATCGCCCGAGGATATCTGCAAGATCACGGTCTATATCTCCGACCGCGCCTATCGCCCGGCTGTCTATCCGATGATCGGCAAGCATCTCGCTGGCGTCCGACCGGTGTCGACGGGAATCGTCACCACCGGCTTCGCGCGCCCGGACATCCTGTTCGAGATCGACGTCACGATCGTTCGCAAGCAGGGCGGCCAGCCGCACCGGCGCCTGCGGACCTATCATTCCAGCGCCGCGCGCTATGGCACGGAGCAGCAACCGCTCGATTGCGAGTTCTGCATGATCGTGATCTCGGGCGACCGCATCACGCTGCGGGGCCAGACCGGGATGGGGCTCGACGAGGTGCTCTACGGCCTCAGCGACGCGAAGGCGCAGGCTGAGAAGGCCATGGACAATGTCGAGACGCTGCTGTCGGAAGCCGGCGCTGCACTCTCCGACGTCGCCAAGGCGACCGTCTACGTCACCGACCGCGCCTTCCTGGCCGACGTCAACGCCGTCGTCCGGCAGCGTCTCGGCGACAACGCCTGCGCATTCACCACGGTCATCGTGAAGGGCCTCGCCAGCCCCGAGCTGCTGATGGAGGTCGACATCGTGGCGATCCGAAAGGGCAACCGATGA
- a CDS encoding ABC transporter permease: MSPEPATAMASAPVSAPAAPPRKPMPLQLKAGLTITGTILILGLLAPWIAPHPWDTISMRTRFLAPNATYWFGTDEYGRDVLSRLLMGARLSIGMGVAATLVSLAIGVPMGLAAGYFRGWIDEALMRTADVLMAIPPIMLGLLVLAVTPPALWKTAVAVGFVYIPPIARLARSVTLTLANEEFIQAAKARAESTSYILFREILPNAWPPLIVEASLRVTYAILLGSALSFLGLGAQPPSSDWGLMISEARSFLDRAPWIALAPGLAMCLLVIGINLLGDGARERLDPRLKARLGKA, translated from the coding sequence ATGTCGCCTGAGCCCGCAACCGCCATGGCCTCCGCGCCGGTGTCCGCCCCTGCCGCACCGCCGCGCAAGCCGATGCCGCTCCAGCTCAAGGCCGGGCTCACGATCACCGGCACCATCCTGATACTCGGCCTGCTGGCACCGTGGATCGCCCCTCACCCCTGGGACACGATCTCGATGCGGACGCGCTTCCTCGCACCGAACGCGACCTACTGGTTCGGCACCGACGAATATGGCCGCGACGTGCTCAGCCGCCTGCTGATGGGCGCAAGGCTCTCGATCGGCATGGGCGTGGCCGCGACTCTCGTCAGCCTTGCGATCGGCGTGCCGATGGGGCTCGCCGCCGGCTATTTCCGCGGCTGGATCGACGAGGCGCTGATGCGCACCGCCGATGTGCTGATGGCGATCCCGCCGATCATGCTCGGCCTGCTCGTGCTCGCGGTGACGCCGCCAGCCTTGTGGAAGACGGCGGTCGCGGTCGGCTTCGTCTACATTCCGCCGATCGCGCGGCTGGCGCGCAGCGTGACGCTGACGCTCGCCAATGAGGAGTTCATCCAGGCGGCGAAAGCGCGGGCCGAGAGCACCTCCTACATCCTGTTCCGCGAAATCCTGCCGAATGCGTGGCCGCCACTGATCGTCGAAGCGAGCCTGCGCGTCACCTACGCCATCCTGCTGGGCTCGGCCCTCTCCTTCCTCGGGCTCGGCGCCCAGCCGCCGAGTTCGGACTGGGGGCTGATGATCTCGGAGGCGCGCTCTTTCCTCGACCGTGCGCCCTGGATCGCGCTCGCGCCTGGCCTCGCCATGTGCCTGCTGGTGATCGGCATCAACCTGCTGGGCGACGGCGCCCGCGAACGGCTCGACCCGCGCCTCAAGGCGCGGCTGGGAAAGGCTTAG